AGCTTCTGTCCTCTGACTAATGTGTATACTGAACATTTAATAAGTGTGTGTTTACATGTTGTGATAGAATGGAATATTGTTTTATTGCAAATAAGGCTGTTGTTGTGAGGCCCACCTTTATGGATCTCACGATACAATATAGATTCTTTTTGCTTAATATTTTTTCATTGCTTGATGTGCTTGACGATGTGAAAATCATTTGTGCTTGTTGATGTGAAAAACTTGTGTAATTATAGTGTTATAGTTATAGTATAATTATATCTATTACTATACTACAACTACAGTTATAGTATAACCATAGTTATACTATAACACTATTTATACTATAGTTTTTCACAACATCAAGCATATAGAAATACGAATTAGTTTGTGTGAATTTGATGGAGTAGGATGATTCGGCATGTAGTTACATAATGAGATATTACTATGAAAGATCATTGTTGTAAGTTGTCTTATCTTTTGCAGATATTGAAAACCAATCTCGGTTTGAAGCTTTTATTATATTTCTGGTAATTGGACGTGATGGAAATTTTAGgtataattttgtaatttatatttacAAAATTTGGCAAGTTTTCGACGGACTTTTTCTCTATTTAGCAAATTCACGGAATCTTGAAGTCATTTCAATCCGAATTAGTTTCGTTCGGGTTTTATGATGAAAGGAACTTTCCTAACTGCGACAGAATTTTCACCGTCCAAAACAaaataagtgaaaaaaaaaactctctagTTAAAACGTGGAAGTTATTTTTCTAGCTCAAAGCAAGAAATCTATCCTAAATTTTGCCCTCttcgctttttctttttttaatgtcCTTCCTTGGTTCATTGATTTTATTTTGAAACAAAAGAAAATCGTGGGAATGACATAGCAAACGACAATAAAATAACCCAAAATGTCCTCTAAGAATTTGCTGGTCAAAAGCAAATCAGCCCCCTTGTCAAACGCAAATTTGGTAAATAACCAATCCCACTAAGAACAGCAAATCAACAACAGAATTTGGTGGTCAAAAGTAATATCCCAAGTTCATAGACGCTTTATCCCAATTTTTGATAATTTAAGGATGAATATTCTTTTAAAAGTCTCCATGTTAAGGATCAAATCCAACGCATGCATCCCAACTCTCAATCCAACCGAATTACCACGAGTTATTTAGATATATCTCAATCCAACCTAATTACCAAGGATTATTTAAGGACTAGAATCATATAAAGAACGAGTCGCAAGTTCAAGTTCAGGTAAATTGATCTTGATCAGGAGAAACAATTTATGGAATCCAATTTATGGAATCTAGATAATTAAAATGACACTTTTAAAATCATGTCAATTCGGGCTTAATATTCCATTTTATATTATGTTGTCAGTTTTTCTTTACACAGTCTTTTGGTGTTCATTTAAAAATCTCCTCCATATGTTTGATTGGTTCCGAATCTTTTATTTATCTTCTGTCTTGTGTCATTCAACTAATTCTCATACTTCCATGTCCTGCTCTTGAACCTAGTGTTACCAGTTACGCAGATGTTACTTCACAACGGGAGCAATTGGAGACAGTAATTATAAACTCGTTTAAGCTAACTCTTGAATTATGACACTAGTAGCTAATCGACCAACTTCGTTGTAGGCAACCCCCAAAAGATCAACCGGCCTACAGATTAAAGAGCTAATTTATACATTGCAATTAAGATGCATAAAAACAGAACCAGCACCAGCATCTTGTGCAATATCAAGAAGCATGATGAAGGATAGAGAAAGAGATAGCATCAATATGAATCCGACCATCTTATGCAAAACCAAGaagcataaagaaaaagaaacaagacCCATCGTCAGATCAAGAAGCATAAAGGAAAAGAACCAAAATCTGCCGTCAAATCAAAAATATTAAGGAAAAAGAAACAAGAACTACCACATGATCAGAGGCGAAGGAGAATCAATACCTATTGAAAATTATGAAGAAAACGGACCAGCATCTCAAGAACCACTTGATAAGACTACCAAAGAACGCAGGAACACAACCAAAGACAACCTCAAAAGGGAGTGAAAAAGGAGAAATCGAGCCAAGATTCGTACCATAGAGGGTGGCCCGATCGACCTCGTCGAACGCGCCATCCTAGGCCTCGTTCCATCCTCGGCGGAGGCGGTGGTGACGTTGTGGAGGAGGAAGACGACAAAGCACCAATATGAATTGGACCATCTTCTGCAAAACCAAGACGCATAAAAAAGAAACAAGACCCATCGTCACATCAAGAAGCATAAAGGAAAAGAACCTAAACCTGCCGTCAAATCAAGAAATATTACGGAAAAAAAAAACCAGTATCTCAAGAAGCACCGTGAAAGAACACCACAAAGAAACAAAGCTAAGACCAATCTGAAAAAGGGTTGAAAAGGGAGAGAGCCGAAACAAGATGAGATGCTAGTGGTAGAGGTTACCGCGGTCAACATCAACGAATGCACCGCCCCAACCCTCGAGGTTTTCGTCCGCGATCACCACATTCTCATCGGAGTCGACGTCCGCGGATGACACGGCAACGCGCTAGTTGTGCAGTGATCGATGGCCTAAGCGAGGATAGGGAGGGTGACATTGCGGAGAGGGAAACCACTTTTGGAGTAGCCATGACATTGTGGCTAGGGAGGTGATCATGACCCATGTCACCCCCAGATCGAACTCCTCACCGCCCCCAATACACCTCGTCCACAGCCGACGCATTCAGATCGATCGCCGTGGAGATCTCCGCTCGCTCTAGATGATCGCAGCCAACAACCACCCCTCTCATTTTATCTCTACCACTACTACCACTATATTTATAAAAAGGAGCATGGTCACAAGAACCAACCCGACTCGAGAGAACCCGAATCGTTGATTGAATGGAATTTTCTAGATCACCCTTGTGAAAAAGATTATTTCTTCTATACCCTCCTCCTACCCTCACCCAGCCTATCAGAGCCGAGAGAGGGCCCCACCATGCATCAAAGTGGTTCGTATCCTAGTGGGGTCAGTTACGTACCCATCCCGCCCGACCAATGTTAGTCGGGTCGGGTTAGCCAAATTATATTTTCTATATTTCTCGATCCGAATTAAATCGGTTGGGTTGGGTTAAGGTTTGACCCTCATCCCAAGCCACATCCAATtagttatgtatatatacatacatacgcgTCTACATTGTATCTCTACAGTCATTTATATATACGATTTTTCTAACCCTTAATCATAATGACTTATAATTTATATGAAACCTATTCAATGACTTATGGTATGAGATGATGTTTCTAGATACATATATGTTACTCCACAATGAGACTAATTACAGATTAACTGTTGTGCCACAAAATGCAGTAATCTACTCGAGACTAATTGGAGATTAACTGCTACGCCACAAAATGAACCGTGAGTCTGACAAACAGGGTTGGTTGCCCAATGGATGTGATCCACTGCCCAAAGGCTTGATGGATGGTATTCTGTTGGAAGCTCAGAAGGGGAAAATAGGAAAAACGACACCAAGTTCCAAGTTCCTTATCCGAAGCCACACTAACTCAATCATGAACTGATTAAGCTACATCATGGATTATTACACTAGCAGCTAATCAATCAACATCGATGTAAGCGAGCCCAAAATAGAATCAACCAGAACACAAATTAAAGAGCTCGTTCGTATAATATGAACTAAGGAACGTAAAGAAACTAACCAACATTTAGCACAATATCAAGAATCATGATGATGAAGAACCAAGATACAAAGGAAAACAACATATTGCAGAATCAACAAGCATCAAGAGAAAGAACTGACAAAAACAACTTGGATCGAACCGTCGAATGCAAAATCAAGAACcataaagaagaaagaaacaagAACTATCACACGATCAAAAAGCATACGAAGAGGAATCAAAACTCATCGCAAAAGTCTATGTATAAAGAAAGAGAACTAGCATCTCAAGAACCACTTCCGATCAAACTACGAAAGATTAACGCAGGAGAACAACTACAGACCAAGCTCAAAAGGGAAGTGAAAAAGGAGAGAGTCGAGCCAAGAATAGTACCGTAGAGGATGGCCCTATCGACCTCGACGAACGCGCCATCGCTAGGTCTGCGACGGCTCCATCCTCGCTGGAGTCGGCCTCGGCGGAGGTGGCGGTgactgttgggctgatggcccatattcagcccatgtgggctttatcagcccacagctcccaccccctcttaacctaaccctaattaagattagggggtgtggtggctgcgttttagaggcagattaaagctataaaaaggcagcaacgaggcagatttttgtagcgacgagattctaaagagaagaaggagaacaaggcagaagaggaagagaaagaaagggaagaagacaaggacaacgcagagagactgttcacaatcatctagcagtgttctcatctcaggttagatcaaatctacagtaggctcttgctgtgattactcgggaggttttagatattgtgggcagtaacgtgatccttgtatcccagttattctcttgtggttgttgcttgggttttgggcaagagattgagatttgtatattcattattctcatagtggattatctctagtttgccccgtggtttttacccttcacattgaaggggttttccacgtatatcttggtgttctgtttgattgtgtttccatttgattgtgtttccattttattccgctgcgtattttggtcttctagtatttgtaccTTGGCAAGAATCCGGGAGGTGACAATGCGGAGGGGGCAGCCGCTCTCGGCGAAGCCGTCCACGATCAAGTGAGGATGACCCGCGACTCCATGATTCTTATCGCCCCACCCTCGAACTCCTTATCGCCCCCGCTCTTCAGCGTCATCTCCGCCTCACCCGCTTCACCGCGCCGCCAATCGGTTTGATCGCCGcggaaatctctctctctctctctctacagcaACTACTATAAAGATGGGTCACAAGCACCAAACCGACTTGGGAGAAATCGGTTAGGAATTTGAGATTACTTTCCAAGAAGATATCCTATTTATCAATGTATTAGTACATGTTTCTTGCGTACCCCTGTGACAGTGGTAATAACGATGGGACGTGTGTTGATATCAGCTCCTCCAAGATAATGATCCATGCCTTGGTTTGACTTGACACGCCTGATCGAGGTAGACCAGGACGATGATCGAGCATGCCATGTCCTGCACAAGTTCGATCCTTCACACCACGCTAACACCGGTGTCAGACATTtccaggagtacgatcctgctccttgcaagcgggcacatcaggcaacgatAACCTtcgctataaaaaccctcgcgcttagaaagaaaatgaaggagAAAAAGGTGAGAAAAACCCCCTAAGCCTATCCACTAATTTGACCGTCGAAGGGGTCAGGTTGAGCCTcccaacccgacctgtgtgcaagtgTGAAGACGAAGTGCCTCCCACCGCGCGTCTAGGCGAGGAGTCCCACCTCGGTGAAAACAACGACTATCCCAtcgcgatcggaccaccgcaaTCGGCCACCTCAGTAGTTTTAAGGGGCGTCCCAAGAAGATCCCCAATCATTCGGATCCGAACCCAGTCGTGTCAGCCCCGAAGCAATGGCTTAAAGTTGTTGACACTAACACCATGTTCCCATCGCAAGACCTGCCTGCCCAAAGCGACCCCACCAAGATGGGTCGAGTACAACGTGGGTCACGTACATTACCCATCTCGCCCGAGTAAACCACCTGATCGACGAGTCAGGTCGGGTCGAGTTAGCCTAAATATATTTTACGTATTTCTTTCAAAGCTTCTCTGCGTGTATTTTTCGCTCTACGTGAGCGTGCTATTTTGCGCACAAAGTTACAAACAAAGCTCTGAACACCATTAAGTATAATAATTCTCCAACTAAACTTTAATTTCATAAatatgtaaaataaataaattgatcatTTTTTTAATGCAATCAAACACAATAGGAATAATTCacgtaattttttttctttttcttttagatttttgcTCAAAAGTTCTTCGTGAGATTCAACGGTTGCGATCTGGGATTCCGTTTGTGTTTTCAATTCCATCCGTTCGATTGAAGCTTCGTATTGCTCTTGGGACTATAAGATGGAAGGCCTAAGCGACCATTTAGGGTTTCCATTTGCGCTCGCTCGTATTTTTCCGCTCGGAACTCGCCGACCCTCGGAAGGGGCGACCGAAGAGAACACAGCCGCACAATGGTGAGGACTCCTCTGGGTTGCCTGTAGAAGGCCTATCTTCGATCCATTCCGTCGCCTTTGACTCTCTCTGGCTGTGGCTTCTGTTTGCTCCAGGGGAAGGGTACAGGAAGCTTCGGTAAGCGGAGGAACAAGACCCACACCCTGTGCGTTAGGTGCGGGCGGAGGAGCTTTCATCTCCAGAAGAGCCGCTGCGGCTCCTGTGGCTACCCTGCTGCTCGGATCCGCAAGTGTAAGAAGTGACCTTGTGATCCTTTTATTGTTTTCATTAAGCTCTTTTCTGGTTACATCTAGAAATGAATATGTAATGACCCGTAGAACACGAAGGTTTAATAGTAAACTACCGTTTGAAGGGTGCGCATGTACTAACTGCTGCTACTCATGTGTTGTATTCCAAGCTGAAATTTCACTGTTGGAAGTGCTTTTAGGGGTTGGTACATTTATTGCTCGTCAGGTTTCTTTTCAATCTAACGAATTGATGCTTTCTAATATTATTGTGGAAACTTCTAGTAGGTAGATATCAAATTGTTGTCTCGGAATTGTTCTTTTCTCGAAACGTGAGctaattttgagatttttcttgttttgttCGATTAGTTTTGAGAATGTATTAGGAATAGTTTCCTCCAAGTGCTAAAAGAACCAGTTTTTTGTGATGATGGAAAGTTAAATAGACTTTTGAATAGTTTCATCTATCTTCACTTTCATGACATGGAGGAACTAGCGATTTATGTTTAGAATGGGGTTTGTTACTGATGGTTTCTAACGTGTTCTTGGATATAATGTGACACCCCCTGTTTAATCTTACATCGGATATGGCCGATGTGCAAGTTCAATTGAACTACCATATGAGGTTAGATGTGTTCCCTTTCACTAATTTGGGCTTAACTATTTTGAACCACGTGGCCCTACGTCTATAAAGTTATGGACTAGTTATCGTATTGAGTTGAGTCATTACAAATGTTACCAAAGTCTACTAGTATTGAACATGATAAAGACCTAACTAAGTGAAAAGGGACTACCCATTCACAGAGCTAGAGGCAGCACACCATGCTAGTGTTTGATTCAGGGCtaactagtgatttaaaaaggcgctcaccTAGGTGCTCAGGCGCTTGCCTAAGCGCTCGGGTGAGACGAGGCGAGGCCTGAGTGCCTCGTTTAAGGGCTaggcggtgcgcttcaaagaggtgccgcttgggcgctcgcttgAGACTAGGCGCTGAGCGCTTCGTGCGAGCGTCCGATTCAACTAAGCAAATCGAACTAGACTTTTAAGTTTGGTTTGGTTAAATAACGCagtttcttacctcaaaagcCACCCTTCACGCTCGTGCGACCCCAAGGTACCCTAGCATTGCTTCTGCCTTTGTCGTCGACGTTTATTGCCGTTGCCTTCGTCGCAGACGCAGCAGACCTAGCTTTCCTCTATCATCGATGGATGAGTCCAACAGCCCCCGTAGCTTCCTTCCACTGTCATTCCATGTGCAGTTCCTTCCACCGTCAAGGGAGTGGACTGTAGGTTTTTTTGCCATCGACGGACGCCTTATGGAGCTTCCATCGCTATCGCTGTTTCTGTCCGAAGCTTTCGTCGCTGTCGTTGCTGCTGTCCACAGCTTTCGTCACTATCACTATTGCTGTCTGCAGCTTGTCATTGTTGCTGTTTGCAGTTTCTATCACTGCCGCTGCTGTGGTTCGCAGTGCTATTGCAAcaatcttaaactaatcctctgTTACTGTTGATATTTTTTCTCCCCTCTAACTACTATTAACAGTAAACAATATACTATtaactttatatttttaatttaatattattatttttatttaaataattattttttttattatattatatatttaaatatttttatatttcatagtgcctcgcttcgctcgggtgagcCCTTGGGCGTTTTGAGACCTTGACGCCAAAAGgcacctagcactttttaaagaACTAGGGCTAACTTAGGCCTTGACATGAATATCAAGCCTTAAATGGGGAAGATTGTAACATCTCAGGTTAGTCCCAAATTTGATTTGGGAAGTTAATTGAGTTGGTATACAGGGATAGATGGATATACTGTCATTAACTTGGGGTTAATTATTTTAAGCCACTTGATTTTAGTTCTATTTGGATATGACAATTACCCCATTGAGCTAGGACGTGATGTACTCTCTTGGTTTAGTTGAATAAGTATGTATAAGTTTAGTGCTATTGATTGATGACCCAAGGGAAGATGTAATTTGCTATATTTTCTGGCTTGGTATCCTGTTTACATGCCTTGCTCTAATATTTTGTGTATTACTTTCATTTGATGGATTTCATATATAAGTTTAGTGCTATTGATTGATTACCCAAGGGAAGATGTAATTTGCTATATTTTTTGGCTTGGAATCCTGGTTACATGCCTTACTCTAATATTTTGTGTATTACTTTAAGTTGATGGATTTCATATATAAGTTTAGTGCTATTGATTGATGACCCAAGGGAAGATGTAATTTGCTATATTTTTTGGCTTGGTATCCTGGTTACATGCCATACTCTAATATTTTGTGTATTACTTTCAATTGATGAATTCCATATATAAGTTTACTGCTATTGATTGATGACCCAAGGGAAGATGTAATTTGCTATATTTTTTGGCTTGGTATCCTGGTTACATGCctaactttaatattttgttgAAGTTCTCGAGTATTACTTTCAATTGATGGATTCCATATATAAGTTTACTGCTGTTGATTGATGGCCCAAGGGAAGATGTACTTTGCTATATTTTTTTGGCTTGGTATCCTGGTTACATGCCTAATTCTAATATTTTGTTGAAGTTTTTGAGGATTACTTTCTGTTGGATTCCATGTACATTGGTACCACGTCTGTTCGACAGTTTTCTTGTGGACTTCCCTTGCCAATTGCATGAGCTTGTGGTCTTCATATCAGATTATAATTGCCTTGCTATGTTCGGTCACAACTTGCCATTGCTTTTCGCTGTGATTTTTGTGGTGTTTAATTGTACAACTTTGTTATGCTGATGAAATCTTCTTGCATCAGACAACTGGAGTGTGAAGGCAATAAGGAGAAAGACAACGGGTACAGGAAGGATGAGATATCTTCGACATATGCCTCGAAGGTTCAGGAGTAATTTTAGAGAAGGTATTTTTTTGCAGGTTTTATTAAATGACATACTAAACACTGATGGAGTGGTAGTTTAGAAGCAACCCAGGATTTAAGCTTTGGCCTAATTCCCATGCTGGCCGTGCCGGAAATTGTGGGTGCAAAGTTTTCCATTGTGTGCTGGAGTAGTTGGTGTGCCACTAGAACTAAAAAGCAAAATAAGTATGAAAAGAATGAAAGGAACTGGAGAATTATAGTTGATTGTTTTCTGGTGTAATGCTTGTTCTTTGTGCTTCCTTTTGGGTTGGCTGTTTCTTGCTATATGAAATTTACTGTAGTAGGGACTCATCATGTGGTAGCCAGCCCAAACTGTTGTTTAATTATGACTTCAATAATTGCAAGTGAAAGAACAAAATACTGGCGGATATTACAAAGTATAGCAACATGTGTACGATAATTTAGATGGAGAAAATAATTGTAGCATGTGCCTTCAATCTTCCAATTTGGACAAAATGTTACTCCGAGTCATCTACTTGACCATACACATTGTAACATGTTCTGGTAGAACAGTAGCGTCTTGGCATGTTCTTACCACTGTTTCTTGTTCTTTCCAGGGACTGAAGCAACTCCAAGGAAGAAGTCTGCATCCGCTGCAGTTTGAAGGGCAGAGAGCATGTCTTTTCAGTTGGCATCATTGAAACGTGTTTTTGACCGGTTATATTGTTTCTCGCATGTCTGAATTCGTGTCAGAAATATACTGTTGAAGTGAAAGATTCTGTCCTTTCGAAAACATGCTTTGATTGGAAAACGCTGTTGTGCGAATCCACTGCAGTAAGCTTCAATAACATTATTGTTCTGATGCTGAACACCTACTTCCTGTTGCTAGAGAGAGGGACTACAGTCGTGCCTGATATTTATTAGTAGGTGAGATCATGCTGAGTTCAGCTGACTTCGATTGGTGACGTTGTTCTGAGGTTGCGGTGTATTCG
The DNA window shown above is from Musa acuminata AAA Group cultivar baxijiao chromosome BXJ2-4, Cavendish_Baxijiao_AAA, whole genome shotgun sequence and carries:
- the LOC135611085 gene encoding large ribosomal subunit protein eL37x-like, encoding MGKGTGSFGKRRNKTHTLCVRCGRRSFHLQKSRCGSCGYPAARIRKYNWSVKAIRRKTTGTGRMRYLRHMPRRFRSNFREGTEATPRKKSASAAV